The genomic segment GGGTCATTTCCAGAGCAGCGCCCATATCCATGTGTATGGCCGCGACGGCGCTCCCTGCCACCATTGCGGCAGCGCCATACGGCTGCTGCGCCAAGGACAAAGGAGCAGTTACTTTTGCCCGCTGTGCCAGCGGGCCTGACCGGCATTGCTTGAAACGGACTGAATGTGCGCGATGGAGCGACATTGTTTTTCCATCGAGCAAGGTGTGGCGGCCATCTGTTGGAAGTCGAAACGCCCAGCGAGCTGAAGCATTCGGTGCGCAGTAAATGCAGGCCGTGTCGTGCTGGTCCGGGTGCGTCTTACACAAGATACACAAGACGGCAACGATGGCGGTTCATGCCGAACCGATCCGGGCAGCCAATGCATCCACTGCCGCGTGAAAATCGGCATCGGTCCCGACTTTGAATGACATCAAAACCGCATGGATAGACAGGTCATGCCTTCCCGCTGCTGCGACTGGGAGCCAGCCGGTTCCACGCTTGCGTCGCCAGGCCCACCAGGCATTCCCGGAACAGCAGCATGGGCGTGACGATTCCCGTCAAGCCAGATACTGCTGGCCCGACCCTGCGCACCGGCACCGGGGGCCGACGCCCTGGCGGCGCTGGTGTGCTGCGAGGCCAGTGGGTCTTCATGGCAAAACCTCCCTGAAATAAAGGCATTACCGACGTGCACCACAACTTCTGGAAATTGCTTTCAGTGTAAACAGGCAGGGTCAGATGTTGGTGCCGCCATCCACAGCGATGTCTGCGCCCGTGATGAACGCGGTTTCCGAGGAAGCCAGAAAAGCAACGATGCTTGCGATCTCCACTGTCTTGCCAAACCTCCCGATCGAAGTAAGGGAGCGGATGAAGTCTGCGTTAGGTCCATCGGCTGGATTCATGTCTGTGTCGATAGGCCCGGGAGCAATCTGGTTGACTGTTATTCCCCGACCCGCCAGGTCTCGCGCCAGTCCTTTGGTGAGTCCCGTCATGGCGGCTTTGGTCATTGCATAAAGCGTCAGGCCGGCGGCGGGCACTCGTTTTTCCAGGCAACTCCCGATGTTGATGATGCGGCCACCGTCCGAGAGATGCGGCGCCACTCCTTTGGCGAACAGAAATGGAGCGCGCACGTTCACGAAGATCGTCTGATCAGTAATTTCCAGAGAAGTCTTTTCGAGTGGTGTGCCGCTGACATCCATGAAGCCAGCGTTGTTCACCAGAATGTCGATGCAGCCGAAACTGCCGACCACGCTATCGATGGCGCGCTGGATGGCGACAGGGTCGGCGGCATCGGCTTTGAACGCGGCCGCTTTTCTTCCAAGTCTTTCGATGTCCACCACGACCGCCTTTGCGGCTTGCGCGCCTTCCTTGTACGTGATGGCCACGTTGGCCCCATCAGCAGCGAGTCGACGCGCAATAGCGGCGCCGATGCCTCTGCTTGCACCAGTCACCAACGCCGTTTTTCCGGACAAGTTGCTCATACATCCTCCAAAATCAGATCGATCAAAGGCGCCACGACCCTTCAATCTGGCGCGGGTTTTCGCAACCGCAGTTCAGGAACGAGCGATAGCAGACCGGCAAGCGCCATCACGAATCCAACCCACAATGGAGCACGCAATCCATATCCGGCGCTGATAAAGAGTCCGCCCAAAAATGCGCCGGTCATGATGCCCAGCGTGATCACGGAGGTGTGCACGGTGTTGACGAGAGGTCGCCCGTTTGCGGCTCTCATGACCCGCGTCACCATGGCAGGATTCATGGTCACCCCCACCAGACCGATGCCGACGAGCGAAATGGCTGCGAACGGCTTGCTGCCTGCAAAAATGCCGAACATCGCCAGAAAAACGGCCAGCAGACAGAGGCCAATGGCGAGGATGGACAGGGTGTGGCGATCTGCAAGTTTTCCGACCACCAGATTGCCCACCACGGTGGCAACCCCATAGGCACAGAGAAGCCCCGCGACAGCATTATCGCCATACCCCGAAACTTCCTTCAGTATGGGGATGAAGTAGGTAAAAGCCGCGAACGTCGCCCCGATGATCAGCAGGCTGGTCGAGAATGCGAGCCAGAGTCGCGGGTTTTTCAGCGCCGAGAGTTCTCCGCGCAAACTGACCGATATCTGGGCGGACAAAGAAGGAATGGCAGC from the Verminephrobacter eiseniae EF01-2 genome contains:
- a CDS encoding SDR family NAD(P)-dependent oxidoreductase; amino-acid sequence: MSNLSGKTALVTGASRGIGAAIARRLAADGANVAITYKEGAQAAKAVVVDIERLGRKAAAFKADAADPVAIQRAIDSVVGSFGCIDILVNNAGFMDVSGTPLEKTSLEITDQTIFVNVRAPFLFAKGVAPHLSDGGRIINIGSCLEKRVPAAGLTLYAMTKAAMTGLTKGLARDLAGRGITVNQIAPGPIDTDMNPADGPNADFIRSLTSIGRFGKTVEIASIVAFLASSETAFITGADIAVDGGTNI
- a CDS encoding MFS transporter — encoded protein: MSDTKTIDRHLVDHAPTLPLAIYILGFGIFAMVTSEFQVSGMLTVMAADLGVPIPHIGYLVSMYACAMAFGGPLLAVALLRKPPKTALLTLYVIFICGEALGALSQSYSMLAAARMVTGAVSGAFFGTALAICVQLVQERQRGWAMSIVLAGIMIGTVLGLPMANLIGAHLGWRESFWATAGLTAMAALLSVAAIPSLSAQISVSLRGELSALKNPRLWLAFSTSLLIIGATFAAFTYFIPILKEVSGYGDNAVAGLLCAYGVATVVGNLVVGKLADRHTLSILAIGLCLLAVFLAMFGIFAGSKPFAAISLVGIGLVGVTMNPAMVTRVMRAANGRPLVNTVHTSVITLGIMTGAFLGGLFISAGYGLRAPLWVGFVMALAGLLSLVPELRLRKPAPD